One window from the genome of Deinococcus yavapaiensis KR-236 encodes:
- a CDS encoding PLP-dependent aminotransferase family protein, with protein sequence MKTLDQFTKGDDAFARDVDVAVHLDRTSRVPLAHQLVCELRRAITDGRLPSGTRLPASRILARALQVSRHTVLIAYDELLSHGLLEGRVGSGTFVSEAAPRRTRGAEPASVSPPRWLRGAFVTAHVSEAARDDVIEFRAGQPEVAPVSNEAWKRAWRRVAAEALPGEYAQAAGDLALRAQLAAYLSRARGVSCSAEDVVITSGTIQGLHLVARATLRENDVVAFEEPGYRLGRQVFLERGAKVVPVPVDDDGLRVADLPGSADAPILVYTTPSHQFPLGARLALPRRAALLAWAREHDALVLEDDYDGEFRYDAPPLPALASMDRGRVAYFGTFSKVLSPSLRVGYVVAPPPLRDRIVELKTIADYHTSWPVQRALAHFLASGDLERHLRRMRRSYAKKRGVLVRALANVKSLARVRGLEAGFHVHLELDDAVDASAVAHRAAERGVSVSTLAPFYSAGEAMNGLLLGYGGLSVDRIEAGARVLVDVIREVATADGG encoded by the coding sequence TTGAAAACACTCGACCAATTCACGAAGGGTGACGACGCGTTCGCCCGCGACGTCGACGTCGCCGTGCACCTCGATCGAACGTCGAGGGTTCCGCTCGCTCATCAACTCGTCTGCGAGTTGCGGCGCGCCATCACGGACGGACGCTTGCCGAGCGGAACGCGCCTGCCCGCGAGCCGCATCCTCGCCCGCGCCCTCCAGGTGAGCCGACACACGGTGTTGATCGCCTACGACGAGTTGCTGAGCCACGGTTTGCTCGAAGGGCGCGTCGGGTCCGGCACGTTCGTGAGCGAGGCCGCGCCCCGTCGAACCCGAGGCGCGGAGCCCGCCTCCGTCTCGCCTCCGCGGTGGCTTCGCGGCGCGTTCGTCACGGCGCATGTCAGCGAGGCCGCTCGTGACGACGTCATCGAGTTTCGCGCGGGGCAACCGGAGGTGGCGCCCGTGTCGAACGAAGCGTGGAAGCGCGCGTGGCGCCGCGTCGCCGCCGAAGCGTTGCCGGGCGAGTACGCGCAGGCGGCCGGAGACCTCGCGCTGCGCGCTCAACTCGCCGCGTACCTGAGTCGCGCCCGAGGCGTTTCGTGCAGCGCCGAGGACGTCGTGATCACGTCGGGCACCATCCAGGGACTGCATCTCGTGGCCCGCGCGACTCTGCGCGAGAACGACGTCGTCGCGTTCGAGGAGCCGGGCTATCGTCTGGGTCGCCAAGTGTTCTTGGAGCGCGGCGCGAAGGTCGTGCCCGTGCCCGTGGACGATGACGGCCTGCGCGTGGCCGACTTGCCGGGAAGCGCGGACGCGCCGATTCTCGTGTACACGACGCCGTCGCATCAATTCCCCCTCGGCGCACGCTTGGCGTTGCCGCGCCGCGCCGCGCTGCTGGCGTGGGCGCGCGAGCACGACGCGCTCGTCTTGGAAGACGACTACGACGGAGAGTTTCGATACGACGCGCCGCCCCTGCCCGCCCTCGCGTCGATGGACCGAGGGCGCGTGGCGTACTTCGGAACGTTCTCGAAGGTGCTCTCGCCATCGTTGCGCGTCGGGTACGTCGTCGCGCCACCCCCGCTTCGAGATCGCATCGTGGAGCTCAAGACGATCGCCGATTACCACACGTCCTGGCCGGTGCAGCGGGCCTTGGCGCACTTCCTGGCGTCGGGAGACTTGGAGCGGCACTTGCGGCGCATGCGACGCTCGTACGCCAAGAAGCGTGGCGTGCTCGTGCGGGCCTTGGCGAACGTGAAGTCCTTGGCGCGCGTGCGAGGCTTGGAGGCCGGATTCCACGTGCACCTCGAACTCGACGACGCCGTGGACGCGTCGGCGGTGGCCCACCGAGCCGCCGAGCGCGGCGTCAGCGTGAGCACGCTCGCGCCGTTTTACAGCGCGGGCGAGGCCATGAACGGATTGCTGCTGGGCTACGGCGGCTTGAGCGTGGACCGAATCGAGGCGGGCGCCCGGGTGCTCGTGGACGTGATTCGCGAGGTGGCGACGGCCGACGGGGGATGA
- a CDS encoding DUF4153 domain-containing protein — protein sequence MSDAPPTQPPLAAVPLPRPRLPVRTAMLLLFAALVLGVGGRFLFDAPTLGLNVLAWCGALVLVALLLARAWRATVGLEGRVLLGSGLLLAAMFAWRDSPLLTFVNFLAVVTAFALAASHLRGEGLRGASVAQHTLSLVRGHLMGLTGPFSVAFLAPWKAMGRRSFHPSVAPLARGLVIASPILSVFALLLTSADAAFARLFGEALRFDVTALAASTFAVLSWTWLALGWLYGALIAEPWTISAGGASAPKLGLTEVAVVLGSVASLFGAFIGVQAAYFFGGTSQITALTGLTYAEYARKGFFELVTVAALVLPMLVGLAGLVRDHERRSVVFRGLCVTIAVLVGVMLLSATTRMRLYVDAYGLTLDRLLATTFMTWVALTLVLFVVTLLTDTLRRFAFLAVLLGFATTIALNAANPAALVANVNLPRALRTPSVTVNGRSFASPDLVHLTTVGADAIRALVPHLAALAPTVRAEMQGRVEAALGATRDPRAWNWSRWAAKVAFERTSRGRE from the coding sequence ATGTCGGACGCGCCTCCTACCCAACCACCGCTCGCCGCCGTGCCCCTTCCCCGCCCGCGCCTGCCCGTCCGAACGGCGATGCTGCTGTTGTTCGCCGCCCTCGTCCTCGGCGTGGGCGGACGCTTCCTGTTCGACGCGCCGACCTTGGGCCTCAACGTCTTGGCTTGGTGCGGCGCCCTCGTTCTGGTGGCGCTGCTGCTCGCGCGAGCGTGGCGAGCCACCGTGGGCCTCGAAGGGCGCGTGCTGCTCGGAAGCGGGCTCTTGCTCGCGGCGATGTTCGCGTGGCGCGACTCGCCGCTCTTGACCTTCGTGAATTTCCTGGCGGTCGTCACGGCCTTCGCGCTCGCCGCGTCGCATCTGCGCGGCGAAGGCTTGCGAGGCGCGTCCGTCGCGCAGCACACCCTGAGCTTGGTGCGCGGACACCTCATGGGACTCACGGGGCCGTTCAGCGTCGCCTTTCTCGCGCCGTGGAAAGCGATGGGCCGACGATCCTTCCACCCGTCCGTCGCGCCGCTCGCGCGCGGCCTGGTGATCGCCTCGCCGATCCTGAGCGTGTTCGCGCTGCTTCTGACGTCGGCCGACGCGGCCTTCGCGCGCCTTTTCGGCGAGGCGCTTCGCTTCGACGTGACCGCCCTCGCGGCGAGCACCTTCGCGGTCCTCTCTTGGACTTGGCTGGCGCTCGGCTGGCTGTACGGGGCCCTGATCGCCGAACCGTGGACGATCTCGGCGGGGGGCGCGAGCGCGCCGAAGCTCGGCCTCACGGAAGTCGCGGTCGTCTTGGGAAGCGTCGCCTCGCTGTTCGGGGCGTTCATCGGCGTGCAAGCCGCGTACTTCTTCGGCGGCACCTCGCAAATCACGGCGTTGACGGGCTTGACGTACGCGGAGTACGCCCGCAAAGGGTTCTTCGAACTCGTGACCGTCGCCGCGCTCGTCTTGCCGATGCTGGTGGGCCTCGCGGGCCTCGTGCGTGACCACGAACGGCGAAGCGTCGTGTTCCGCGGGTTGTGCGTCACGATCGCCGTGCTCGTCGGCGTGATGCTGCTGTCCGCCACGACCCGCATGCGGTTGTACGTCGACGCGTACGGTTTGACGCTCGACCGTCTGCTCGCGACGACCTTCATGACCTGGGTGGCCCTCACGCTCGTGCTGTTCGTCGTGACACTCCTGACGGACACGCTGCGGCGCTTCGCGTTTCTCGCCGTGCTGTTGGGCTTCGCCACCACCATCGCCCTCAACGCCGCGAATCCGGCGGCGCTCGTCGCGAACGTGAACTTGCCGCGCGCCCTGCGAACTCCGAGCGTCACGGTGAACGGGCGGTCTTTCGCGTCGCCCGACCTCGTGCACCTCACGACCGTCGGTGCAGACGCGATTCGGGCGCTCGTTCCGCACTTGGCGGCCCTTGCGCCCACCGTTCGCGCCGAAATGCAAGGGCGCGTCGAAGCGGCCCTGGGCGCGACGCGGGATCCACGCGCGTGGAACTGGAGTCGTTGGGCGGCGAAGGTGGCGTTCGAGCGAACTTCGCGGGGGCGTGAATAG
- a CDS encoding response regulator, producing MDDPAHSFQQDVVTVLVVDDQPWVRVGLATLLERDARLKVIGDVESGEAALAFFEASRADVVLMDVRMPGMGGVRAASELRQRHGARVILLTTFEEEDDMIAGLTAGVAGYLLKDVPIETLRDTVVRVAGGERYVQPSVAEKLALALARRSEPTPTHAPELLTRRERDVLALVARGLANKRIASALGLSESTVKVHVSNVLAKLGARDRLEAVQLALSSGLLSRSEG from the coding sequence GTGGATGATCCTGCCCACTCCTTCCAACAAGACGTCGTGACGGTCCTCGTCGTGGACGACCAGCCGTGGGTGCGCGTCGGCCTCGCCACGTTGTTGGAGCGCGACGCACGCTTGAAGGTGATCGGGGACGTCGAGAGCGGCGAGGCGGCCCTCGCGTTCTTCGAAGCTTCACGGGCCGACGTCGTCCTGATGGACGTTCGCATGCCCGGCATGGGCGGCGTGCGCGCCGCGAGCGAGTTGAGACAGCGGCACGGCGCGCGCGTGATCTTGCTGACGACCTTCGAGGAGGAGGACGACATGATCGCGGGTCTCACGGCGGGCGTGGCCGGCTACCTTCTGAAGGACGTGCCGATCGAGACGCTGCGCGACACGGTCGTGCGCGTCGCCGGGGGCGAGCGTTACGTGCAGCCGAGCGTCGCCGAGAAGCTGGCGCTCGCGCTCGCGCGCCGCTCGGAGCCCACGCCGACCCACGCTCCCGAATTGCTCACGCGGAGAGAGCGCGACGTCCTCGCGCTCGTCGCGCGCGGCCTCGCGAACAAGCGCATCGCCTCGGCCTTGGGCTTGTCGGAAAGCACCGTGAAGGTTCACGTGTCGAACGTCCTCGCCAAACTCGGAGCGCGAGACCGCCTCGAAGCGGTGCAACTCGCGCTCTCCTCGGGCTTGCTGAGCAGAAGCGAGGGGTGA
- a CDS encoding sensor histidine kinase produces MQWFHRLSPASKIVVLFASLNVALVLLFTLTVAPFSNPGARLPLLDPLQASVRVGLAVLVVLAVLRVVDLVRPSWRSVGVSASVLTVATALLTFHYTPILALAYLPLVLRVRWTLPKTILACALGLTVLLPVSFRARGMDWWGIGRRDVLDVLTLTLAVGALGAYLLLTFELALREARARQEITASHREVSRLRDLAVDRASRDERARMARELHDTLGHHLTAQWFDLQLLKEDPRLGEALDRALQRNADAIADLRRAVHALRESSADENVTRALSRLVAVWAPAANVELALDDVSDALDEEGRVTVYRAAQEALTNALKHAPSERVTLTLKRDGNAVRFEARNARGAPPSREGQGVRGLRERANSLGGDAGLAYHDGQVRLWMILPTPSNKTS; encoded by the coding sequence ATGCAGTGGTTTCATCGGCTCAGTCCCGCCTCGAAGATCGTGGTGCTGTTCGCGTCCCTCAACGTCGCGCTCGTCTTGCTGTTCACCCTCACCGTCGCGCCCTTCTCGAATCCCGGCGCGCGACTGCCCCTCCTCGATCCGCTTCAAGCGTCGGTGCGCGTCGGGCTCGCGGTCCTCGTGGTGCTGGCAGTGCTGCGCGTCGTGGACCTCGTGCGGCCCTCGTGGCGCTCGGTCGGCGTGTCGGCGAGCGTCCTGACGGTCGCGACGGCCCTGCTGACCTTTCACTACACGCCGATTCTCGCCCTCGCGTACTTGCCGCTCGTGCTGCGCGTTCGCTGGACGTTGCCGAAGACGATTCTCGCGTGCGCGCTCGGCTTGACGGTGCTGCTGCCCGTGTCGTTTCGGGCGCGCGGCATGGACTGGTGGGGCATCGGTCGGCGTGACGTGCTCGACGTCCTCACCCTCACGCTCGCCGTCGGGGCGCTCGGCGCGTACCTGCTGCTGACGTTCGAGCTCGCCCTGCGCGAAGCGCGCGCGCGTCAGGAGATCACGGCCTCGCACCGCGAGGTGAGCCGTCTGCGCGACCTCGCCGTGGACCGCGCGTCACGCGACGAGCGGGCGCGCATGGCGCGCGAGCTTCACGACACGCTCGGCCATCACCTCACCGCGCAGTGGTTCGATCTGCAACTCCTGAAGGAAGATCCGCGCCTTGGCGAAGCCCTCGACCGCGCCTTGCAGCGCAACGCGGACGCCATCGCGGACTTGCGCCGCGCGGTCCACGCCCTTCGCGAAAGCTCGGCGGACGAGAACGTGACGCGCGCCCTCTCCCGACTCGTCGCCGTCTGGGCGCCCGCCGCGAACGTCGAGCTGGCCTTGGACGACGTGTCGGACGCTCTGGACGAGGAAGGCCGCGTCACCGTGTACCGAGCGGCGCAAGAAGCCTTGACGAACGCGCTGAAGCACGCGCCGAGCGAGCGCGTCACGTTGACCTTGAAGCGTGACGGCAACGCGGTTCGCTTCGAAGCGCGCAACGCCCGAGGGGCGCCGCCTTCGCGCGAAGGACAAGGCGTGCGAGGCCTTCGCGAGCGGGCGAACAGTCTCGGAGGTGACGCGGGCCTCGCGTATCATGACGGGCAGGTGCGCTTGTGGATGATCCTGCCCACTCCTTCCAACAAGACGTCGTGA
- a CDS encoding quinone oxidoreductase family protein, with translation MMRAVVVEDFGSSDVLRVRAWPAPHPGPGEVRIRVSLASVNYADVLSRRGGYDAGRSVPFVPGLDCVGIVDAVGEGVEASRVGQRVAAFAKSGSYAEFALASAVLTYPVPNDLPDEAVCGLTALVTAYNVLTLAGRSRKGESVLVHAASGGVGGLAVQIARALGASPVIGVTSGSKAAFVRGLGADVVVDRGAEDFAARTLEATGGRGADVILDSVGGETLERGVTCLAEFGRLVTFGQTGGRSANVGTSPLHRGSRAVVGYSSGHLRRVRPHAVGSAVDAAFELLRRGDVTPSVFERFALERGPEAHALMERAEHVGKLVLMPSAD, from the coding sequence ATGATGCGAGCGGTGGTCGTCGAAGACTTCGGCAGCAGCGACGTCCTTCGGGTTCGGGCATGGCCCGCGCCTCACCCCGGTCCGGGCGAGGTCCGTATTCGGGTGTCCCTGGCGAGCGTGAACTACGCCGACGTCCTTTCGCGGCGCGGGGGCTACGACGCGGGGCGGAGCGTGCCGTTCGTGCCGGGCCTCGACTGCGTCGGAATCGTGGACGCGGTGGGGGAGGGCGTGGAGGCGTCGCGGGTGGGCCAACGGGTGGCGGCCTTCGCGAAGAGCGGGTCGTACGCGGAGTTCGCGCTCGCTTCCGCCGTCTTGACGTACCCCGTTCCAAACGACCTTCCCGACGAGGCGGTCTGCGGACTCACGGCTCTTGTCACCGCGTACAACGTGCTGACGCTGGCGGGTCGGTCGCGAAAAGGCGAGAGCGTTCTCGTGCACGCGGCGAGCGGCGGAGTGGGCGGCTTGGCCGTGCAGATCGCGCGGGCGCTCGGAGCCTCGCCGGTGATCGGCGTGACGAGCGGCTCGAAAGCGGCCTTCGTACGCGGGCTCGGCGCGGACGTCGTCGTGGACCGAGGCGCCGAGGACTTCGCGGCTCGCACCTTGGAAGCGACGGGCGGTCGTGGCGCGGACGTGATTCTCGACTCGGTGGGCGGCGAGACGTTGGAGCGCGGCGTGACCTGTCTCGCCGAGTTCGGCCGACTCGTGACCTTCGGTCAGACGGGTGGGCGGTCCGCGAACGTCGGGACGTCGCCTCTGCATCGTGGAAGCCGCGCGGTGGTGGGCTACAGCAGCGGTCATTTGCGGCGAGTTCGACCGCACGCGGTCGGGAGCGCCGTGGACGCGGCGTTCGAACTGTTGAGGCGGGGGGACGTGACGCCGAGCGTGTTCGAGCGTTTCGCGCTGGAGCGTGGGCCAGAGGCGCACGCCTTGATGGAGCGGGCCGAGCATGTCGGCAAGTTGGTGTTGATGCCTAGCGCCGACTAA
- a CDS encoding MFS transporter: MTHPRPPGLPFIFVTLVIDMIGLGVVIPVVPALVAKLADHTVDPARALGWLVASFALAQLLAAPTLGALSDRFGRRPILLVGTLLTAASYALASLAPTLGWLFLARALGGIGGATVGVAHAYVADVSTPATRARNFGLAGAAFGLGLIVGPALGGLLGGRDLHLPFVVSASLALVNFLYGLLVLPESRRAVDAPLDPRAFVPLRALGVLGRFPGLAALAAVCVLAFLSQQFLTSTWVLHGTVRYGWTPEANGLSLTLAGLLGVFVQVALLPRVLERLGNERTLILGIVLGASGSVLYGFAAQGWMLFAVMPLAALGGLGMPPLQALVAGRASPEAQGAVQGALGGLNSLCAIVGPLAATTLFSRFAAPNAALSVPGIAFFITGALLFASLAVYLATARRTTPEPSPA, from the coding sequence ATGACTCACCCTCGCCCGCCCGGCCTGCCCTTCATCTTCGTGACCCTCGTGATCGACATGATCGGCCTCGGCGTCGTCATTCCCGTCGTGCCCGCCCTCGTCGCGAAGCTCGCGGACCACACGGTCGATCCCGCCCGCGCCCTCGGGTGGCTCGTCGCGTCCTTCGCGCTCGCGCAACTCCTCGCCGCGCCCACCCTCGGCGCGCTGTCCGACCGCTTCGGACGCCGCCCGATCCTGCTCGTCGGCACGCTCCTCACCGCGGCCTCCTACGCTCTCGCGTCGCTCGCTCCCACCCTCGGCTGGCTCTTCCTCGCCCGAGCGCTCGGCGGCATCGGCGGGGCCACGGTCGGCGTCGCCCACGCCTACGTCGCCGACGTGTCCACGCCCGCGACCCGCGCGCGCAACTTCGGCCTCGCGGGCGCCGCCTTCGGCCTCGGCCTCATCGTCGGTCCCGCGCTCGGCGGTCTGCTCGGCGGGCGAGACTTGCACCTGCCCTTCGTCGTGTCCGCCTCGCTCGCCCTCGTGAACTTCCTGTACGGCCTGCTCGTCCTTCCCGAATCGCGCCGCGCCGTGGACGCGCCCCTCGATCCGCGCGCCTTCGTGCCCTTGCGCGCCCTCGGCGTCCTCGGACGCTTCCCGGGTCTCGCCGCCCTCGCCGCCGTGTGCGTCCTGGCCTTCCTCTCGCAGCAATTCCTGACGAGCACCTGGGTGCTGCACGGCACCGTCCGCTACGGCTGGACGCCCGAGGCCAACGGCTTGTCGCTCACACTCGCCGGACTGCTCGGCGTCTTCGTGCAAGTCGCGCTGCTGCCGCGCGTCCTGGAGCGCCTCGGCAACGAGCGCACCTTGATTCTCGGCATCGTCCTCGGCGCCAGTGGAAGCGTCTTGTACGGCTTCGCCGCCCAAGGCTGGATGCTGTTCGCCGTCATGCCGCTCGCCGCGCTCGGCGGGTTGGGAATGCCTCCCTTGCAAGCGCTCGTCGCCGGACGGGCCTCGCCCGAAGCGCAAGGCGCGGTGCAAGGCGCCCTAGGCGGCTTGAACTCTCTGTGCGCTATCGTCGGCCCGCTCGCCGCCACGACCCTCTTCTCGCGCTTCGCCGCACCGAACGCCGCCCTGTCCGTGCCCGGCATCGCCTTTTTCATCACCGGCGCCCTTCTGTTCGCGAGCCTCGCCGTGTACCTCGCGACCGCCCGCCGCACGACTCCCGAGCCGAGCCCGGCATGA
- a CDS encoding carboxypeptidase-like regulatory domain-containing protein: protein MNKLRLITLLVLTTALSAATLAAPASTTAPSAATTSATAQPGYITGVVTDEQGKPIPNVEIVADNTLAYDSNLKARTDAQGRYKIDVRKAPVTFKVFAYLSLSHDGYSATVDLVPENPDVVPGGVGGVRNFVYKPKPTTRDDPFGNLGLVYVERTVGEYDVDPTKVVVTLTPVGKLADGTTPKPRSATPLPSGGGPVIGNVMWGTYKVTATLNGQPLEIRRRIGGFEQFEWGMSYTGGFTKDYYAVRPSMFLEVRSMRPGRAASQSAPTQSTQAQLPPARSTATQSVPSSSISGTLRADVDLKGTVVLACVEKNGECDETMAGETTITTSGRSARYEIEGLQAGVAYSLVAWKDMNGDGEVNPGDLIGMFGADSGGQAVTAPASGLELTLVAMP from the coding sequence GTGAACAAACTCCGCCTCATCACCCTCCTGGTCCTGACGACCGCCCTGAGCGCGGCCACCCTCGCCGCGCCCGCCTCCACGACCGCGCCGTCCGCCGCGACGACCTCGGCGACCGCACAACCCGGGTACATCACGGGCGTCGTGACGGACGAGCAGGGAAAGCCCATTCCGAACGTGGAGATCGTCGCGGACAACACGCTGGCGTATGACAGCAACCTCAAGGCGCGCACCGACGCGCAAGGCCGCTACAAAATCGACGTTCGCAAAGCCCCCGTCACCTTCAAGGTCTTCGCGTACCTCTCTCTCTCGCACGACGGCTACTCGGCGACCGTCGACCTCGTACCGGAAAATCCCGACGTCGTGCCCGGCGGCGTGGGCGGGGTGCGCAACTTCGTCTACAAACCCAAGCCCACCACGCGCGACGACCCGTTCGGGAACCTCGGGCTGGTGTACGTGGAGCGCACGGTCGGCGAATACGACGTGGACCCCACGAAAGTCGTCGTGACCCTCACGCCGGTCGGCAAGCTCGCCGACGGCACGACGCCCAAACCGCGTTCGGCGACGCCGCTTCCCAGCGGTGGAGGTCCGGTCATCGGGAACGTCATGTGGGGCACGTACAAAGTCACGGCGACGCTGAACGGTCAGCCCCTCGAAATTCGACGTCGCATCGGCGGATTCGAGCAGTTCGAATGGGGCATGAGCTACACGGGCGGCTTCACGAAGGATTACTACGCCGTCAGACCGAGCATGTTCCTAGAGGTGCGCTCGATGCGCCCCGGTCGCGCGGCGAGCCAAAGCGCGCCGACCCAGAGCACGCAAGCCCAGCTTCCGCCCGCTCGAAGCACGGCGACCCAAAGCGTACCGTCCTCGTCGATCTCCGGTACCTTGCGCGCCGACGTCGACCTCAAGGGCACCGTGGTCTTGGCGTGCGTCGAGAAGAACGGCGAATGCGACGAGACCATGGCGGGCGAGACGACCATCACGACGTCGGGACGAAGCGCTCGGTACGAGATCGAGGGCTTGCAGGCGGGGGTCGCGTACAGCTTGGTCGCGTGGAAGGACATGAACGGCGACGGCGAGGTCAACCCGGGCGACCTCATCGGCATGTTCGGAGCGGACAGCGGCGGGCAAGCCGTCACGGCTCCAGCCTCGGGGCTGGAACTCACCCTCGTCGCGATGCCGTGA
- a CDS encoding SMP-30/gluconolactonase/LRE family protein, producing MRAEQISDPVMFHGEGPVWWPSWGGLRCVDMLAGDVLTLRPDGTVARQNVGRVAAALRPRRGGGAVIAVERGFTLEDADGTLTHLPDLWDDAGIRMNDGGCDPHGRFYCGTMAYDQRAGAGTLYRLDADGKGSVVHEGVTISNGLEWSPDGTRAYYNDTPTNRVDVFDYDFTRGLVGRRTFVEVPGKFPDGLTVDAEGGVWIALFGEGEVRRYTPSGKLDEVIEVPARQVTACTFGGEFLTELYVTTSREGLKAGDDPLAGALFRVSVGVRGLPARTFGG from the coding sequence GTGAGAGCCGAACAGATCAGCGATCCCGTGATGTTCCACGGAGAAGGACCGGTGTGGTGGCCGAGTTGGGGCGGTCTGCGATGCGTGGACATGCTCGCCGGAGACGTGCTGACGCTTCGGCCCGACGGGACGGTCGCACGGCAAAACGTGGGACGCGTCGCCGCCGCCCTGAGGCCCCGGAGAGGCGGAGGCGCGGTCATCGCCGTGGAACGCGGCTTCACTTTGGAAGACGCCGACGGCACCTTGACGCATCTTCCAGACCTTTGGGACGACGCGGGGATTCGCATGAACGACGGGGGATGCGATCCTCACGGCCGGTTCTACTGTGGCACCATGGCGTACGATCAGCGTGCCGGAGCGGGAACGCTGTACCGCCTCGACGCGGACGGCAAGGGAAGCGTCGTGCACGAAGGCGTGACGATCTCGAACGGGCTGGAGTGGTCGCCCGACGGAACGCGGGCGTACTACAACGACACTCCCACCAACCGCGTAGACGTCTTCGACTACGACTTCACGCGTGGCCTCGTCGGACGCCGGACGTTCGTCGAGGTGCCCGGCAAGTTCCCCGACGGCCTCACGGTGGACGCGGAGGGCGGCGTGTGGATCGCCTTGTTCGGCGAAGGGGAAGTGCGGCGGTACACGCCGAGCGGGAAACTCGACGAGGTGATCGAGGTGCCCGCTCGGCAAGTCACGGCGTGCACTTTCGGTGGAGAGTTCCTCACGGAGTTGTACGTCACGACGTCTCGTGAAGGCTTGAAAGCCGGAGACGACCCGCTCGCGGGCGCGTTGTTTCGCGTCTCCGTGGGCGTACGGGGCCTTCCCGCGCGGACCTTCGGCGGCTGA